CTTTAAATCCTTTAAAAAGACAACACACACTTCTCTCTTCTTCAAACCCATCCACTAAAGTAAACACACactaaaactaaattgaaataatttatccAAATCTCACAAATTAAAAGCGGCTTAATTCATATTATAGTTTTCGAAGATAATATCCGTACAAAAACGATATTAGATTTTGTGCGAGTATAAAAGAAACTTTATGATTATTCTAATACagttatttgataaaaataagttGAGGATAAGTTACGTGGTAAGTATATATACAAATGTATGATATAGACAATTTAATCAGCAACGGAAAATCTACGAAATGTCGAATGAATACAGAAGAAGAATAACAAGTAAATCACCCAAGATACATTTTCTTTGAATTAACGATTcccatcaacaacaaaaaacttTACACTGACATACCTGAGATTTTTCATGCTtctatttacaattaaatttcaacaaaaacgaataaatcaaatttgaaaaaattcaaactaattTACCTATTTGAATTATTGCCATTAAAATTAAACCGGTTTCGTGAGCAACCAtggaaataaaaacaaattgctTGTGGGTGGTCTGCAATGGTAAAATCTATTGCATAGTGGATGTGGAAGCTTGAGGGAAGTTAGAAGCGCGTGGCTGAGGCTTGACGTCTCTGCTTCGCATGAAAGACAAAAATTGTTCAGGTAGTTCTTCCAAAAGAGCTTGCACAACAGATACTTGTCCACCTGTTAAAATACACATGAAAGAGACTTCATTTAAATGAAATGAGTCAAAATAAACCAGATCTAGAACGAGAGAAGTTGTAGGAGTAAACTTTTTGTTTGATATATTGTGTTTATTGTCTTCTCAAAAGGCAAATTGAGAAGCAACTGGTACTTACTCTGTACTTCCCTCATAGAGACAAATTGTACTATATCTCGTGTAGCTAAACGACCAGTGGAACTCTCTAATCGACGCCCATTATCAGCATCCAGCACCTGCAAACAAACAAGTGTATCTATTCATTTCTCTGTACCAGCAAAGCATTGCCATGCTACTGAATAATTAAAAGGGTCTAAGGAAAACACTTGGACGAGGATTAGTTTAGTAGTAAACCTCCATGCTTGTGAAGTCAGCATTTCCAACTCCAACTATGAGAATAGATAGGGGAAGATCAGATGCTTTAACGAGAGCGTTTATTGTTTCTTGAAGATCAGTGACAACTCCATCCTGTGAGAAGATGAATCACTTGATTGATTTTTCATTATCATCAAATAGAAAACAGCATCACCAATTCATTATATTATCTTATTACCGTGATGATAAGCAATACATAGTACATGGTGTGGTTGTGTGATGTGAGGGATTGCCCAGCTATTTGGGCTGCCATGTTGATAACTGGACCGAATAAAGTGGGTCCTGACAGAGTGACACTGCGCAAAGCACTGCCATAAGCATTCATTATGCCTTCAACTCCTGCAACCTAATCACAAAGGAAGGCTATGTTAAACTGATAGAACACCAACAATGCAATTGCTGTGGCAGGGACATAAAATACAGCAAATAATAACAATCttttttcctaaaaataaaaaaaaaaaaaagagaaaggaagAATTTCTAACCTCAGAGCCACCTGGGCTCCCGTTTAGATTAAAACAGTGAGATATGGTACCACCAGGTATCTTCCCTCCAAAACCCCAAGCAGGAAATCGCTTATCAGAATCATAAAACTGAATAACTTCTCCAACCTCCATTATAGCCTACAAACAATACTAATGTTGGTTAGGCAAAACAATGATTCAGATAATGCCGCCCTATTATTGAAGTTGTTCAataccataaaaaaaatacactgtCCTGATTTTGTACATAATACATGTTAATAAGCTGTAAAACGAGGTCGATCTATTTGTACCTTTTGGTATGAATTTAACCGACCATGTGGATCAATGTAATGCAAGGAATCTGAAAGTTGAGGATTTCCATTTGAAGCTGGACAAAATTTGAAGCGCTTAATAAACTATAGAGATCAAATTCATAATCATCGTTGCTAGTAGAAGAACAATTGTCCCTTACCAGTGAAATCTACAGCAACCATGAAGTTCAGTTCAAAACCATTAGATATGTAGTCGATAAAACTTAACCGTTCCTTTTCACAATACTGATCCACAAACAGTTGACCCTTCAGAACCTAAATGGAAGAAATTGTAAAAGGTGAGATTGAGTAAAGGAGTAgtgaaaaataagtaattctTTTGTATGGATCGATTCACACCTTCTCTTTTCTGTCGCTTTTGGATGATATGACAAAATTTGCGCCCGTACGCTCTTTATATAACTTTTCAAGGTCCGCTACCGACTTCTGCATTTTGctgattcaataaattttgacatcaatatatattttgcattcatgAACTACAAAAGTAAAGGCCCCACAGAAATAAGTTAATGTAATATTTCGGTCTTTAATGGTTTTATGATAATGTAAAACCTCAAAAcattaatagaaatatttaagaaaattatgaatactaaatttaaaagataaaaaaaaaaaccaatttaTAATAGTTGCATTATTACCCAATAAGTACATGATCGCCGCTGCTATTGAAATCAAAACACTCTATCAATAATGGATTTTCCTGCACAGAAGTAAAAAAGTTTGAAAGCTGGATAAATATCTTGTTGTGTGAACAAGTAATTAGAATgttataataacataacttcaaaTGTTAAGCCCAATATGGCAGGCTTACTTTGCTTCCAAACTTGTGACCACCAAGATAAACTGGTCTCCATTTTGGATTTAAATTGTCGTTGATAACTTCAGTTTTGCATATAGGAATATAACCTCCAATTTCAACCATTCTTGATATTCTTAGAAAAGGAtcctaaaaaaaacataaatgagagatttttcaaatgcttgacaaacaaaacaaataaatatgcaCTCATGTAATTGGGAGCATGAATGATAAGAATGTAGATGGGATGTAGAATAAGTACACTTTTGGAAAAAACATCTTTGTTGTCTAAGCGAGAACAACGCAGGACCATCTCAACTACACTCCTCGAAGCAACAGTTTCCTCAGCATGAACCGTAATTGCTCCTAGGTTTCTTGAACCACCATTTCCGCTTTTGTTTTGGAGCCTTAATGTTAACCTCCTACTTGGTTTAGTCACAATCTGCGGCACACATAAATGTCCAAAATCTCATTTCTCAATGCGAAGTATTAACAAGTAGAACAGGAAAAATAGGAAAAGTAATTACACACATgcataaaattcattttttttttgtcccaTCACCCATGTTATCACACATTTtgcttcttttatctttttggtCTCTAAAATTACGAATTGTGATAATACTTTGTGATAGGATTTATTTTACTCTctcaattttcctttttataaaataccatTTCAATTATCCTTTTTATAAAAGACTATGTTAAGGAAGACTAGGAAGATTTGATGTAAAAGAattgtgaataaatttatataaaaagattgGCTCTTCAAAGAAACATTAAGAAAAATGAGatcaatgtaaataaatttatataaaaattaagataatatcTTTCATCTAGaatcttaaataatatatttatgaatctttttttcttatttatgttttcctttttatgaCAGATGagatttttagaatttttagcTTAAATTCCTAAGCTGTTTCATGAAAACTTTCTATGAATAATCACTAGTACAGGGAACGCAAACGACAGCGGTTATTTTgcacttttggcttcgggttcgCACCCGAGGCATATACTGCCGAGGTAAAAAGACTCtcgtttatgcctcggttattaacccgaggcagaaaaagtagttactgcctcggtttcctccaaccgaggcctaatcgtgtatcagaaataaaaaaaaaatttgacggAGCAGCGGCGGTGCAGGCGGAATGAAGGGTTGCTGCTCCAAGTCCTTCAACCTCACACCCACCACCTCTTCCCCACTCCCACCCCTTTTCACAAATTCCCCAATCTCCCTCTCCAAACAAACCACCCTCAACCCTTTTGAACCATCTCAACAAAACCTCTCAGAGCACTCTTTGCATAAACACCCATCACAGCTTCGAAACTCTGCTTCCGCGAAAACCCGACTCACGATTGGATCGTCGAGGATTGACAAAACGAAGTGCTTCAGAAACGACGTCGTGCCCCCGTGCTGCCTCTGCTGGTACGCATGGAAGCTCTCCGGCTGCCACCGCTGGTTCGCCTGCGACCGCTTGATGGCCGCCATGAGCGAGTTCGACACCGGAGCGAGTTCCTCCTCACCGCCGCCACCACTCCCCTTGGACGACGGAAGCCGGTCCAGCGATACCCCCACGGAGCGGTGGTGAAGCCGGAACAAAGGCTGGGGTgcagtggaagaagaagaaaagatttggATGTGGTGTGGGGATGctcggagaagaagaaaatcgtGATGGATTGCGCGGCTGCAAAAGGATTTAGGGTTTTTTAAACCCTACGAAGCcatactgcctcggttattcgaaaccgaggcatattctaCACTTACTGCCTCGGGTAGGtgctgaaccgaggcatatattacacttactgcctcggttattacagaaccgaggcatattccttcagtaaaaaaaaaataaaaaattcaaattaaaggTCAACGTGGTGGTCAAATTTTTTAGcactatatgcctcggttattatgacaaccgaggcataaaagttcaatttaattacaaaattgccaccgcgtgCTTTTATGCAACGGGTCCgcatgaaccgaggcatatactgcGCTGTAAAATCTCTAAAATGCACTAGTGAATGTCAAAATAAGTAATCTTAAAATGAGTAAGTTTAAAAGCGTTCTtgtatttcatatatttatgaGTGAAACTTTTTATCCTTTTGTCTCTTCTTTATTCAAAGCTtctccttttttatttcttcaatttttttccacCTCTATACACTCATAACTGATTTCTACTTTATCAGAATCCATTACCCAACATAACCACATAACGAAGGCGTGAGgataatttattgtttattaaaacatgaaaattacGTAATGGATATATGTTAAGCCCAAATAACACGTTTGTCATCAAATTGCAAATGAATACAATGAGACTGACCTCTGATAAAGTGCAACTGGCCATTCCAAGGAAGTCTTGATCTCCCAGTTTTAGTGTCTGCaagaaaaatacattatattctTTTCTTAGTTTTCAACTATAAACTTCATAAGTCAATAACCATTCACTAATTCGGCAAGAGAAAGTGAATACAAAAATATGGAGTACTATTACAATgcaaaaacacatataaattttacaagtCTGGTTTCATTTTACATCACATGTCATTTTAACAAACTGGCCCCTTCGCTTTCATTATGCATTTTAGTTAagcaattaaaaatttaatttttttttttaattgaagatCATCTAgaaacacattaaaaaaatgagaacaaaaCTTCTTAGAAGTTACTTACTACTGTGTGTTGGAgcaattaaactaaaaatagcacatcaatatattttaagctcttttcataaaatattttaaatacttaaagaaatgtttaaatataatgtgaatttaaattcaaataggATACAAATAAGGTGTcgtataattatatgatttatcCTCTGGttataagaaatttgaaaatatacaATATCAAAAGTATagctaaatatttttcttttgaaaaattaagaaaGCAGCAACGAGTTAACTGCTTTTTTTAACTCAGACGAATAGTATTACTGTCAGGTccttaatgagaaaaaaatgcaGGAATAATTCATGCTCCAGTTAAATAAGCATAAAAATTTCGAGGGCAGAGTTATTATGGTTACAAACCTTGGTGGGAACACCATGATATTTTGTATCAATGTCATAAACATGAAATctggaaaaaaaagtaaaatgagaGAAAGGTTGTAAGTTATTATTGCAATACATTATAAGTATACCATTTTGCTTGGAATAGATGCAAGACGCATATGAAGGATAGCTTACTCAAGTGGTTGCACAATTTCGAATTGAAATGCAACACTAATTTTCTCTATCCACACTGGATTCAAACAATTCATAATTACTTCAGTGCGACCTAATTCTTCACATTTACCATCTCTTTTCTTTGCAAATACTACAACCATAGGATCACtctgaaataaaataagaaaacaaaaccaACTAATTATGCTTGCAAAGGCCAATTCTGAACAATGTATAAGAaagaattattatattttcaagtTTATTTATAGTAAACAAATGTTTTGTAAATAGTTTGTCCATGAAATTTTGCATTCTAGATTCTACTGtctattgaaaaataatacatgctatgtactttttgaaaaatattactaCAAACAtctaataagaaaaattatttaaggcCAATAGAAAGGTATTTCACGACGAAAAAGAATGGCAACCGTCACACATAAATAAGTAGAACAtcgaagaaattaaagaaaatgagaaCTATTTAGAATCTATGTATATAATTTGCACtcttatataaaacaaaatatacctTTGATGCAATGTCCCGATCAACCAAGCTGGATGCTGAAAGAGATAACTGCAGCAAAAAAGATTATATGACCATAAGTATTTGTCAACCTTGTCCAGCTTCaacaatatataacaaaatagtacattgaaaatgaacaaaaaagagAAGTGAACAGAAATAAATCGAAAAACAAACAGGCGCTCATAAAATACCTAAATATTGTTAATGatatgtttaaattttgtttaaatttatctaaataGCATGAGTCTCTTACTGGcaaataaactttttaattgtAAACTAAATAATAGTAACCATACCAAACACTGCAGGATAAAAACTCAATTTGCATattcatagaaaaaaataaccGTCTTTCATATTTGTAAAatgaataatgttttattttggtAACTATTTGTTTCATCtatctaaaatttgaaaaaaaaaatgttatatttcttccttatgaaatgatttttttaattccttGTAAGAAAATTAATCACTGATTTTTAGTTCTCAATTAATattcacttttaaataattaagtaatatattttaaaatattaaaagagtgTAAAAATATCACACATGTTGATATGTCAACATGTACGTGGGTAcgtttgtttaattatttttttttatgttcttgataaaataattatttgatatgATCTTAAGCATTGGGTAAACTTAGAAAGgtaaaagaggaaaaatattattttatttttctgtaagTAATTTTAGAGTTCCTTCtcgtaaaaaagaaaaaaacaagaactggtagaaatagaataattaaaaaaaaaaggcagaAAGACAAACGCATAATAACTTTTGTTTATATAACAATCAccttttagaagaaaaaaaagaagattgtCACAAGCAAATAGATCATGTATCAATATCacttattttgatatttagataattacaaaaataagttgagttatataatattaaaactaaagaTTGATTATGGGATCAACATATAAtagaatgaaataaaaatgtaatactAAAGTACAAAATAAGTTgagttatataaatattgatgACAATAGTAATACTAAAGgtcaaattaatataatcacAAGAACAaagttgattattttaatatgctACTTTCTAATTTAGCtcctcaaaaataaaaaatatatattatactaatacaacgagatatgaaataaaataagaaaatcatctctcatatcaattaaaaatacatattaagaCAGAATAACAATTATTGTAGTGGCAAGCAATCTAAATAcagcagttttttttttattttaaacatataaacaatagattattaaaataaaaacccccaa
This portion of the Vigna unguiculata cultivar IT97K-499-35 chromosome 6, ASM411807v1, whole genome shotgun sequence genome encodes:
- the LOC114187610 gene encoding protein BONZAI 3-like; protein product: MGACFSDMEGGKQGVGGLGEAANAQNDAVDFFYRSQGFHQMFTQVELSLSASSLVDRDIASKSDPMVVVFAKKRDGKCEELGRTEVIMNCLNPVWIEKISVAFQFEIVQPLEFHVYDIDTKYHGVPTKTLKLGDQDFLGMASCTLSEIVTKPSRRLTLRLQNKSGNGGSRNLGAITVHAEETVASRSVVEMVLRCSRLDNKDVFSKSDPFLRISRMVEIGGYIPICKTEVINDNLNPKWRPVYLGGHKFGSKENPLLIECFDFNSSGDHVLIGKMQKSVADLEKLYKERTGANFVISSKSDRKEKVLKGQLFVDQYCEKERLSFIDYISNGFELNFMVAVDFTASNGNPQLSDSLHYIDPHGRLNSYQKAIMEVGEVIQFYDSDKRFPAWGFGGKIPGGTISHCFNLNGSPGGSEVAGVEGIMNAYGSALRSVTLSGPTLFGPVINMAAQIAGQSLTSHNHTMYYVLLIITDGVVTDLQETINALVKASDLPLSILIVGVGNADFTSMEVLDADNGRRLESSTGRLATRDIVQFVSMREVQSGQVSVVQALLEELPEQFLSFMRSRDVKPQPRASNFPQASTSTMQ